The stretch of DNA AGGTCGCGGGCCAGCGACCGCACCACCATGTTCACCGCCGCCTTGGACGAGCGGTAGACATAGTCGCCGCCGCTGCGGTTGTCTTCGATCGAGGCGAGGCCGCTGCTGATCGTGACCAGGGTGCCGCGGCCCCGCGCCAGGGGATCGGCCAGGGCTTCGCCGACGTAATAGGGGGCGAGGGTGTTCAGGCGCAGCACCGCCATCCACGCCTCGGCATCGATCGGGCCGAGGTCCTGGGCCCCGGGGCCCCAGTCGCCGGCATTGTTGACGACGAGGTCGAGCTTTTCCTCGGCGAAGCGGGTGCGCAGGGTCGCGATCGCCTTGCGGTCGGTGATGTCCAATGCGTGGATCTCGACGCCGGCAAGGCCGGCCAGCGCGGCGCCGTTCCGGGTCACCGCATGGACGCGCCAGCCGGCGGCGGCATAATGTTCGGCGAAGCCGCGGCCGAGGCCCCGGCTGGCGCCGGTGATCAGCATAACTCCGGTCATCTTGTCCTCTTGCGTTGCGGCAGCCCCGCCCGACACCATCTAATGCACAGACTTATCGCAAACGGGGCAATCGGCAAGGCATGGCCATCTGGGGCAAGATCATCGGCAGCGCGGCGGGCTTCGCGCTCGGCGGGCCGATCGGGGCACTCTTGGGCGGTCTCGCCGGCCATGCGGTCGACACTATCGCCGAGGCCGGCCAGGCCGTCCCCCGGCGCGACGGCGACGCCAATGCCCAGACCCGGCGGGTCGCCTTCGTCGTCGGCGTCATCGTGCTCGGGGCCAAGATGGCCAAGGCGGACGGCCGTGTCACCCAGGACGAGATCCGCGCCTTCCGCGAAGTCTTCCACGTGCCGGAAAGCGAGATCAGCCATGTCGCCCGCATCTTCGACAAGGCGAAGGAGGATGCCGCCGGTTTCGAGCCCTATGCCGCCCAGATCAAGGCGGTGATGGGCGACGACATGGTGGTGCTCGAAGAACTTTTGGACGGGCTGTTCCACATCGCCAAGGCGGACGCGGTCATCCATCAGGCGGAAATCACCTTCATCGAGGACGTCGCGCACATCTTCGGCTTTTCCGAGGCGGCCTTCGCCTCGATCCGCGCCGCCCATCTGGGCCCCGACCGCAGCGATCCCTATACGGTCCTCGGCGTCAGCCGCGACATGGAGGTGGCCGCCCTCAAGGCCGCCTACCGGAAGCTGGTGCGCGAGCATCACCCGGACCTGCTGGTCGCCAAGGGCATGCCGGAGGAATTCATCGCGGTGGCGACCGAGCGCCTGGCCCGGATCAATGCCGCCTGGGACCGGATCGCCCGGGAGCGCGGCCTGACCTGACGGATTTCGCCTGACGGATTTTTTCCGGCCTCCTGTCGGCATCCGGCATACTGCGCCGTCCTCGGACCGGAAGGAGTTGCCGCCATGCTCTATGCCATTCTCTGCTATCACGAGGAAGACGTCGTCTGGTCCTGGAGCAAGGAACAGGACGAGGCGGTCATGGCCCGCCTGGCCGAGGTCCAGGGGCCGCTGATCGCCGCGGGCAAGATGGGGCCCTCGCTTCGCCTGCTGCCGACGACGGCGGCGACCACGCTGAGGAAGAGCCAGGAGCCGGCCCTGGTCATGGACGGGCCCTTCGCCGAGACCAAGGAACAATTGCTCGGCTTCTACGTGATCGAGGTCGAGGACCTGAAGGAGGCCCTGGCGATCGCCCGCGATCTCGCCTCGGCCAATCCGGGCGGGGCCTATGAACTGCGGCCGATCGGCCTCTACAATCCCGACCGGCGGGGGGCATGAGCGAGGTCGGCGGTCTCGACGGCGCCTGGATCGAGGGCGCCCTGCTGGCGGCCCGGCCCCGGGCGGTGGGCGCCTTGCTGCGCTATTTCCGCGATCTGGACCTTGCCGAGGAAGCCTATCAGGACGCCTGCCTGCGCGCCTTGAAGACCTGGCCGGCGAAAGGGCCGCCGCGCGATCCCGCCGCCTGGCTGATCCTGGTCGGGCGCAATGCCGCCCTCGACGGCTTGCGCCGGCGCGCCCGCCAGCAGCCCCTGCCGCCGGAAGAGGTGCTTTCCGACCTCGACGATGCCGAGGCGCCGCTGGCCGAGCGGCTGGACGAGTCCCAATACCGGGACGACGTGCTGCGCCTGCTCTTCATCTGCTGCCACAAGGACTTGCCGAATACCCAGCAGGTGGCGCTGGCATTGCGCATCGTCGCCGGTCTCACCGTGCCGCAGATCGCCCGCGCCTTCCTGGTGTCCGAGGCGGCGATGGAACAGCGCATCACCCGGGCGAAGGCGCGGGTCGGGCGGGCGAACATCCCCTTCGCGGCGCCCGACGCCAACGAGCGCGCGGCGCGGCTGTTCGCCGTCGGCACCATGATCTACCTGATCTTCAACGAGGGCTATTCGGCAAGCGACGGCGATTACCGCCAGCGCCTGTGCGCCGATGCCATCCGCCTCGGGCGCCTGCTGCTGCGCCTGTTCCCGGCCGAGGCGGAAGTGATGGGGCTGGTCGCCCTGATGCTGTTGCAGCATTCGCGGCATGCCGCCCGCTTCGATGCCGCGGGCGAGGTCGTCCTGCTCGACGAACAGGAGCGCACCCGCTGGGACCCGAAGCTGATCGCCGAGGGGCTGGCCCTGGTCGAGAAAGCCCTGCGCCACCGCGCCCCCGGGCCCTATCAGCTGCAGGCGGCGATCGCGGCCCTGCATGCCCGGGCCGCGCGGCCGGAAGACACCGACTGGGCCCGGATCGACCTGCTCTATGCCGTGCTCGAACGGGTGCAGCCGTCGCCGGTGGTGACCCTCAACCGGGCGGTGGCGGTCTCGAAGGCGCGGGGGCCGGCGGCCGCCCTGGCCATGGTCGAGCCGCTGGGCGCCTCGCTTGCCGGCTATTTCCACTTTCACGGGCTGCGGGGGGCGCTGCTCTGGCAACTGGGCCGGGGGAACGAGGCGAAGACCGCCTTCGACAAGGCGATCGCCCTTGCCCATAGTGCCGCCGAGGCGGCGCATATCCGCCGCAACCTGGACCGGCTGATGGCGGGGGCGGCGGCGCCCCGGTGATTTTGCGCTGCCTGTCGGATCGGGGCGTGCCGTTGCGTGCCTGGGACAGGCAATCGAGAAAGGTGAAGACGATGGCGACCGGTGACCGGGATCTGGTGCTCAGCCGCCTGCTGAAGGCGCGGCGGGAAAATATCTATCGCGCCTGGACCGAACCGGAGCTGCTGAAGCGCTGGTTCACGCCGGCGCCCTATTCGACCATCCATGCCGAACTGGACGTCGCCCCAGGCGGCGCCAACCTGGTGATCATGGCCGATCCGGACGGCACGCCCCTGCCGCCCAACCGGGGCGTCTATCTCGAAGTGGTGCGGAACGAGCGCCTGGTCTTCACCGACGCCTATGTCAGCGCCTGGGAACCGGCGGAAAAGCCGTTCATGACCGTGACCCTCACCCTGGCCGACGAGGCGGGCGGGACCCGCTACATTGCAAGGGTCAGCCATTGGACCGTGGAAGACCGCAAGATGCACGAGGACATGGGCTTCCACGCGGGCTGGGGCAAGGCGACCGATCAGCTGGAGGCGCTGGCCGCCAGCCTTTGAGTGCCGGTGGCGGCCCAGGCGGCGACATGGTCGGCGACGCGGGCGGCATGGAGCGAGACCTGGGGCAGGCCCATCAATTCGCCCCAGGCGGCGCGGGCGAGCGGCCCCGCGACCAGAAGGCGGGCGTTGGGCCGGCCCCGGGCATCGAGGGCGCGGTCGTCCCGGTCGGTGGCGAGGCCGAGGCCCAGGGCGTCGCCGGCGATCAGCCCGGCGTCGGCAAGGCTTTGCAGCGCGGGACTGGTGGCGATCACGCTGCCGTGGCCGGGCCCGGTGGCGACCACCAGGGCGTCGCCCTTCAGGGACAGGCGCCCGTTGCCGCGCGCCACCTCGAGTTCGATCCCGGGCCGCGCCGCCGCCAGATGGCCGGTGACGAGGCGGAAGCGCCCGGCGGCCCGGGCGCGCTCGATCGCCGCCTCGGCCTGGGGGGCGACGCGGTAGCGGTGGACATCCCAGAAGGGACGTAGGAAGCGCAGCAGCCGGCCCTGTTCGGCCAGGGGCAGGTGCTGCCAGATCTCCTGCGCATCGCTGCGCACGGCATCGAGCACGGCCTGCCAGGGCTGGTCCTCGGCCGCGGCGGCGCGGACGGTGGCGCGGATCCGGCGCAGCAGGTGCAGGGCGCTGTGCGAGGGCGGCGCCGTGAACTGGCCGAAGCGTTCCACCGGGCGTGCGACATGGCCGCGCGACAGCAGGCCCCGGCGCGAGACGGC from Zavarzinia compransoris encodes:
- a CDS encoding SDR family oxidoreductase, with product MTGVMLITGASRGLGRGFAEHYAAAGWRVHAVTRNGAALAGLAGVEIHALDITDRKAIATLRTRFAEEKLDLVVNNAGDWGPGAQDLGPIDAEAWMAVLRLNTLAPYYVGEALADPLARGRGTLVTISSGLASIEDNRSGGDYVYRSSKAAVNMVVRSLARDLAPRQITVVALSPGWVRTAMGGDQAPLSVEESVAAMRRTIAGLTLKDSGKFLNPEGKTLPW
- a CDS encoding TerB family tellurite resistance protein; the protein is MAIWGKIIGSAAGFALGGPIGALLGGLAGHAVDTIAEAGQAVPRRDGDANAQTRRVAFVVGVIVLGAKMAKADGRVTQDEIRAFREVFHVPESEISHVARIFDKAKEDAAGFEPYAAQIKAVMGDDMVVLEELLDGLFHIAKADAVIHQAEITFIEDVAHIFGFSEAAFASIRAAHLGPDRSDPYTVLGVSRDMEVAALKAAYRKLVREHHPDLLVAKGMPEEFIAVATERLARINAAWDRIARERGLT
- a CDS encoding YciI family protein encodes the protein MLYAILCYHEEDVVWSWSKEQDEAVMARLAEVQGPLIAAGKMGPSLRLLPTTAATTLRKSQEPALVMDGPFAETKEQLLGFYVIEVEDLKEALAIARDLASANPGGAYELRPIGLYNPDRRGA
- a CDS encoding RNA polymerase sigma factor, producing the protein MSEVGGLDGAWIEGALLAARPRAVGALLRYFRDLDLAEEAYQDACLRALKTWPAKGPPRDPAAWLILVGRNAALDGLRRRARQQPLPPEEVLSDLDDAEAPLAERLDESQYRDDVLRLLFICCHKDLPNTQQVALALRIVAGLTVPQIARAFLVSEAAMEQRITRAKARVGRANIPFAAPDANERAARLFAVGTMIYLIFNEGYSASDGDYRQRLCADAIRLGRLLLRLFPAEAEVMGLVALMLLQHSRHAARFDAAGEVVLLDEQERTRWDPKLIAEGLALVEKALRHRAPGPYQLQAAIAALHARAARPEDTDWARIDLLYAVLERVQPSPVVTLNRAVAVSKARGPAAALAMVEPLGASLAGYFHFHGLRGALLWQLGRGNEAKTAFDKAIALAHSAAEAAHIRRNLDRLMAGAAAPR
- a CDS encoding SRPBCC family protein, whose product is MATGDRDLVLSRLLKARRENIYRAWTEPELLKRWFTPAPYSTIHAELDVAPGGANLVIMADPDGTPLPPNRGVYLEVVRNERLVFTDAYVSAWEPAEKPFMTVTLTLADEAGGTRYIARVSHWTVEDRKMHEDMGFHAGWGKATDQLEALAASL
- a CDS encoding FAD/NAD(P)-binding protein; translation: MSHFQTPRVAVIGGGFTGAAFAAQLAGKARGPVAIDIVEPRTDLGRGVAYGTADPAHRINVPSTRMSVYPDQEDHFDRWLQRQADVDADAALPDGRVFPRRELFGRYVGETLAAALAARPDIAFRHHRDRALAIAEAGGTYRITLGSGDIVTADLIVLAASHPPPAPPALLAALDGAPGYVADPWAPAALAAIPPEAAVLIVGTGLTMADIVASLELQGHRGPITAVSRRGLLSRGHVARPVERFGQFTAPPSHSALHLLRRIRATVRAAAAEDQPWQAVLDAVRSDAQEIWQHLPLAEQGRLLRFLRPFWDVHRYRVAPQAEAAIERARAAGRFRLVTGHLAAARPGIELEVARGNGRLSLKGDALVVATGPGHGSVIATSPALQSLADAGLIAGDALGLGLATDRDDRALDARGRPNARLLVAGPLARAAWGELMGLPQVSLHAARVADHVAAWAATGTQRLAASASS